The stretch of DNA TGACAACGTCGCCAATGTCATCACAGGATGCCTCGGCATCGTGGGCTGAAAGCCTCAAACGCTGGCCACAACGCCCACTATGGCTGGCTTTACGACACCTTCCAGTCTAGCCTCCTGACACTCCAGCTCGCGGTGGTACGCTTCGTCCCGGTCCCCACGGGCTTGTACATGTCCCACGCCGTCTCCCGAAAGCTGCTTATCGAGTTCGAGCCTTCGAGGTTGTTATCCTCACCCCCTACACGCATGCCGTGGTGTAGCAGGGCCTGGGGAGCCCAAGACCACGACGCTGCCCCGGTATGTACCACGACGCTCTCAAGGCGGTGGAGGTGGCGCCTGCAGCCAAGCTGACCAAGGCCGCTGCCAATCCTGAGCCTGATGTCGCTAAGCTCGCCCCCACACCGGAGCCGCACGGCGCCATGCACGCCCATGCGTCGCGCCAACATCATCGGCTCATTGCTGGAGCTGTACCATGGCAAGCTCGCACGCATGCGCTCTCTACCAAGATGGACTTCAGCGAGTTCTGCAACGCGTGGTTGGCGGAGCATGCAGCGACACACATCGCCTGCACCTGAGGCGGCAAGGAGAATTGGCCGTAGATGCCGCTGTCGTGGGAGTTATTCCAGCCGGCGTTGGGGTTGTCGGGCATTGCCTACTGGATCCTACCAACTCCGACGAGGTGAGGATGCAGGCTGCCTTGGCAGCACAGTGCCTCTACCTGAGGGACATGGAGACCATGGAAGTGCGTGCGGTGCTGCCTGTAGGAGCCTCATCGTGCTGCCCTAGATGGTCGAGGAGCCCAACCCGAAGTCGTCCTTCTCCAGTACTGTCGAGGTGAACATGGCAAACCCGAAGTCCATGAGGGCTAACATCCTCTGGGCGAAGAACTATACGATCATCACATCACGAGATTAGCGGAAGTACTAGAAAGGAGGTCGGGAGGGCGGCGGCACCCGAAGAGACGCAATGGGTGCCGGCGGCAGAAGAACGGAGAGAGTGGGAAGTTATTTaggttttcttcttcttttgagCTGATGGGGCGTGGGCATTTGTGTCCATGAGAAAATATGGAACAAATACAGCCTCTATTTTTTGATAAAACTTGGCCTTAAGTGGCTATAGTAGCATCTATagatgtactccctctgtttctatTTTGTCTGCGTATAAGTTTTCTCAGTTTTTTCTGCAATAGTCTGCGTGTTCCCTTCTTTTAGCCCTCTCTTTCCATGCTGCCCCTCTATTCCGCTTTTCCCCGTCTAATCCGCTGCATGCATGAGCCAACCCGTTGCATGTGTAGAGAGAAATTAGTGGGCAATCCAGCGGCATGCAAAGCGGGCCAGGGGCGCATGCAGAGAAGGGCCAATCATTCGCTAGCGAATTTATTGCATGTCAGTTTCCTTGCCATCAACGCAGGGGCAAAACAGTCTAAAAAAAGCCCAAGCATTGCCTCCTTGGTATGCGAGCTGGTTCTTATGCACAGAGAAAAAAGAATCGGAGCCTCGGAGGGAGTATTTGGAAGGTCCGGTGGCATTTTTCGAAAGATGGAAATTTAGTGACATTTTCTGAATACGTGAAAATTGCAGTGGCATCTATCCAGTTAACCTTTTTTTATTGATAATGAACTGATGTAATGCTTCAAGTTGAGGAAACCATCCAGATATTGCTTATTAGCCATTTTTCACTTTATGCGAGTACCGCCTCTGAGCATTCTTAACATTATTCCAAAATGTTTGGTCGTAGGCTTGATGATCTCATATTGGAAGCTATAAAGAAGCTTAAGGAGTCTTCTGGATCAAATAAAACGGCCATCGCTTCATACATTGAGGTAATTGTAATGATCGCCACTCCCTAATATCTTCTTTTATTTCCTTGATCGATACTATTTGCTTGAGTTTTGAGGTACCTCAAATTTGTCCCGACAGTCAATATTTCCTTTCTTTTGTTATTTGCTTTTACTGAAATGTTTATCTTGTTCTTCATGGGAATCCGAGACTTCTCTGAAGCAATCTTTAGTGATTTTGCAGATGACTCTAATAAGACTTGTCTCTATATGTAGGAGCAATACTGGCCACCTGCTGATTTTCAACGCTTACTATCAACAAAATTGAAGGCACTGGTTGTTACTGGAAAATTGATGAAGGTACTTTGACTGTGCATGCACTCGTGCGGGAATATGTGGTCTATCATGTATCGAACTACAATAGAAGTGCACATTTTAGTTGCTTCTATTTTAATCATGGTTTTATTACAGTCCAACCAAAAATACAGAATTGCACCGAGTTCAGTCTCGCTAGGTGGAAGGAGCACCAAGGTGCACTCAACCGAAGATGACAAACAAAATATTTGTATTAGACAACTAACTAAGCCTCAAGTGGATGCTGAACTCGATATGATGACACACATGAATAAGGAAGAGGCAGCAGCATTTGCTGCCAAGGCAGTTGCTGAGGCAGAAGTTGCCAATGCGGAGGCCGAAGAAGCAGCAAGGGCTGCAGAAGCTGCAGAAGCTGAGGCTGAAGCTGCAAAGGCTTTTCTCGATGCCGTCATGTTGACTGTGCAAAACAAAAATGCTGCCTCTGCGGTACATTGAGCATATTTTTTGTTTTCAGAATATTCTCTACCAA from Triticum urartu cultivar G1812 chromosome 3, Tu2.1, whole genome shotgun sequence encodes:
- the LOC125544039 gene encoding single myb histone 2-like translates to MGAPKQRWTSEEEAALKAGVAKHGPGKWRTILRDTDFSAVLRLRSNVDLKDKWRNLSVTAGGYGSREKARMALKQGKRVPKVNTEPMDVDADNLDNVHDTVIDAKPLAVVVEPSQRECSSEKSVARLDDLILEAIKKLKESSGSNKTAIASYIEEQYWPPADFQRLLSTKLKALVVTGKLMKSNQKYRIAPSSVSLGGRSTKVHSTEDDKQNICIRQLTKPQVDAELDMMTHMNKEEAAAFAAKAVAEAEVANAEAEEAARAAEAAEAEAEAAKAFLDAVMLTVQNKNAASAILRAC